The Betaproteobacteria bacterium genome segment CCGCGCACGCTGGACCTGGATCTGCTCCTGTACGACGAGCGCGAGCTGGACGAGCCCGGGCTCATGCTGCCGCATCCGCGCATGCACGAACGGGCCTTCGTCCTCGTGCCGTTGCACGAGATCGCACCGCAGGCGAACGTTCCGGGGCGCGGGCGCGTCTCGGTGCTGCTGGGACAGGTCGACCCGCGAGGGGTCGCGCGCTGCGAGGGCCGCTGACAGTGCTCGCGCGCCTGTCCGCCGCCTATGCGCGTTTTTTCCACGACTACGCGACCCTGCCAATCCGCATCGTGAACTCGACAATCTCAACTTTGTTGATCGGGATGACGATTTTGAATTATTGTTGCAGCGCATCCGCGGTCTGAAGGGTCCGCGCGAGCGTTTCATAAGGAGATCGGCGAAGGTGCGCCTCACGCTAGCGGCATTGCAGAAAATGGTCCAGGACGGCGGCCGGGTCGCCATGCTGACTTGCTACGACGCGAGCTTCGCCGGCCTGCTCGAGCATGCCGGCGTCGATACCTTGCTGATCGGCGATTCGCTGGGCAACGTGATCCAGGGCCACGATTCGACCTTGCCGGTTACGCTGGACGACATGGTCTATCACACAGCCTGTGTCGCGCGCGGCAGCCGCAAGGCGTTCATCGTTGCAGACATGCCGTTCGGGACCTTCCAGCTCGGCCCGGCGCAGGCGTTCGAGAATGCCGTGCGCCTGATGGCTGCGGGCGCGCAGATGGTGAAGCTCGAAGGCGGCGCCGTCATGGTGGAGACCGTCGCCTTCCTCACCAGCCGCGGCGTGCCGGTGTGCGGGCATCTGGGCCTCACACCCCAGTCGGTGCATCAGCTTGGCGGCTATCGCGTGCAGGGACGCGACGAAGCCGCCGCGCGGCAGCTGGTCGTGGATGCGGAAGCGCTGTCCGAGGCGGGCGCCGGCATGATCGTGCTGGAAGCGGTGCCGGCAAAGCTCGCCGCGGAAACGACCAAGCGCGCCAAGGCATTGACCATCGGCATCGGCGCCGGTCTGGATTGCGACGGTCAGGTCCTGGTATTGCACGACAT includes the following:
- the panB gene encoding 3-methyl-2-oxobutanoate hydroxymethyltransferase, yielding MRLTLAALQKMVQDGGRVAMLTCYDASFAGLLEHAGVDTLLIGDSLGNVIQGHDSTLPVTLDDMVYHTACVARGSRKAFIVADMPFGTFQLGPAQAFENAVRLMAAGAQMVKLEGGAVMVETVAFLTSRGVPVCGHLGLTPQSVHQLGGYRVQGRDEAAARQLVVDAEALSEAGAGMIVLEAVPAKLAAETTKRAKALTIGIGAGLDCDGQVLVLHDMLDVYPGKKARFVKNFMSGADSIQDAVEAYVKQVKAGEFPGPEHSF